A part of Solicola gregarius genomic DNA contains:
- a CDS encoding MFS transporter has product MKVPSPLRSSRFRWFFTGRTLSFLGSSMAPVALAFAVLDITGSPASLGIVLAARSIPMAALMLVGGVISDRFSRSTVLVVSNSLTGLSQGLAATLLITGNAEVWSLAVIEAVNGVVVAFTFPAMQSVIPMVVDRDDLQQTNAILSFSRQGMFVIGPSLAGLFVVTIGSGWAIAVDGASYVVSAFCMSRLHLRAVERTDPSSMVADLREGWGVFVSMQWVWVVVSAFGVLNMIHAGVIFTLGPVIAKDTIGEGAWGAVLSAESVGFLVTTLVLMRVRLRYPLRAGMLGMASLALPMLALGAAPQTLVLATLMFLAGVGTEIFGIGWSTAMHENVPNELQSRLWSYDAFGSFVAIPIGQLLAGPLAAAFDARTVAVVAGALYAVVALAALLSPDVRRLRHEAEAVSPPRADADETSAP; this is encoded by the coding sequence ATGAAGGTGCCGTCGCCGCTGCGGTCGTCCCGGTTCCGATGGTTCTTCACCGGTCGTACGCTGTCGTTCCTCGGCAGCTCGATGGCTCCGGTGGCGCTCGCCTTCGCCGTACTCGACATCACCGGGTCGCCGGCGAGCCTCGGCATCGTGCTCGCCGCGCGCAGCATCCCGATGGCCGCGCTGATGCTCGTCGGTGGGGTCATCTCCGACCGGTTCTCCCGAAGTACGGTCCTGGTCGTCTCCAACAGCCTCACCGGACTGTCCCAAGGCCTCGCCGCGACCTTGCTCATCACCGGGAACGCGGAGGTGTGGAGCCTTGCCGTGATCGAGGCGGTCAACGGCGTCGTCGTCGCATTCACGTTCCCCGCGATGCAGAGCGTGATCCCGATGGTCGTCGATCGCGACGACCTCCAACAGACCAACGCGATCCTGAGCTTCAGTCGACAGGGCATGTTCGTCATCGGACCGAGCCTCGCCGGGCTGTTCGTCGTCACGATCGGGTCCGGCTGGGCTATCGCCGTCGACGGCGCGTCGTACGTCGTCTCTGCGTTCTGCATGAGCCGACTGCACCTCCGCGCGGTCGAGCGCACGGATCCGTCGTCGATGGTCGCCGACCTGCGCGAGGGCTGGGGCGTCTTCGTCTCGATGCAGTGGGTCTGGGTGGTCGTCTCGGCGTTCGGCGTACTGAACATGATCCACGCCGGCGTGATCTTCACCCTCGGTCCGGTGATCGCGAAGGACACCATCGGTGAAGGCGCCTGGGGTGCGGTGTTGAGCGCCGAGTCCGTCGGGTTCTTGGTGACCACGCTCGTACTGATGCGAGTCCGGCTGCGCTACCCGCTGCGTGCCGGGATGCTCGGCATGGCGTCGCTGGCCCTGCCGATGCTCGCCCTCGGCGCCGCGCCGCAGACGCTGGTGCTGGCGACGTTGATGTTCCTGGCCGGCGTCGGTACGGAGATATTCGGCATCGGCTGGAGCACTGCCATGCACGAGAACGTGCCGAACGAGTTGCAGTCGCGTCTCTGGTCGTACGACGCGTTCGGTTCGTTCGTCGCGATCCCGATCGGTCAGCTGCTGGCCGGGCCGCTGGCGGCCGCGTTCGACGCGCGCACGGTCGCGGTCGTCGCGGGTGCCCTGTACGCGGTCGTCGCGCTCGCGGCACTGCTCTCGCCGGACGTACGCCGGCTGCGGCACGAAGCCGAGGCGGTCAGTCCGCCTCGGGCGGACGCCGACGAGACGTCAGCTCCGTGA
- a CDS encoding ArsR/SmtB family transcription factor, with protein MSLEVSSLRALAHPVRLQILSLLTGSAMSATELAGELDISQANASYHLRALASAGYVVVDSEERIRGGVAKRYRHPWDSAQPSRPAHDEDYLLYVQAMARELVRRAAYRDPDYPARSNTDAELWVTPEVWEEVFDLVERASTMLHSSARRPRTPGAVHVNMTASLFAMRERKVVDGR; from the coding sequence ATGTCTTTGGAGGTCAGTTCGCTCCGCGCGCTCGCACATCCGGTACGCCTGCAGATCCTGTCGCTGCTCACGGGATCGGCGATGAGCGCCACCGAGCTGGCCGGCGAGCTCGACATCTCCCAGGCGAACGCGTCGTACCACCTGCGCGCGCTCGCGTCGGCGGGCTACGTGGTGGTCGACAGCGAGGAGCGGATCCGCGGCGGTGTGGCCAAGCGGTACCGCCATCCGTGGGACTCCGCCCAGCCGAGCCGGCCCGCGCACGACGAGGACTACCTGCTGTACGTGCAGGCCATGGCCCGCGAGCTGGTCCGGCGCGCCGCGTACCGCGACCCCGACTACCCGGCGCGCAGCAACACCGACGCGGAGCTCTGGGTGACGCCGGAGGTCTGGGAGGAGGTGTTCGACCTCGTCGAGCGGGCGTCGACGATGCTGCACTCCTCCGCGCGACGGCCCCGAACGCCTGGAGCCGTCCACGTCAACATGACCGCGAGCCTGTTCGCGATGCGAGAACGCAAGGTCGTCGACGGTCGATGA
- a CDS encoding CBS domain-containing protein, translating into MRVSDVLASKGNDAVMTISPDSSITDLLDRLAEHNIGALVVSRDGATIDGIVSERDIVRKLRGVDDPRTLTVESIMTADVITCTPDDAVTDLMKLMTERRFRHVPILDDDGALAGVVSIGDAVKFRMAQLEFERDQLNQYVARG; encoded by the coding sequence ATGCGAGTCAGCGACGTACTTGCGTCCAAGGGTAATGACGCGGTGATGACGATCTCCCCCGACTCCTCGATCACCGATCTGCTCGACCGACTGGCCGAGCACAACATCGGCGCGCTCGTGGTGAGCCGCGACGGCGCGACGATCGACGGCATCGTGTCCGAGCGCGACATCGTACGCAAGCTACGCGGCGTCGACGACCCGCGTACGCTCACGGTCGAGTCGATCATGACGGCCGACGTCATCACGTGCACGCCCGACGACGCCGTGACCGACCTGATGAAGCTGATGACCGAGCGCCGCTTCCGACATGTCCCGATCCTGGACGACGACGGCGCGCTCGCCGGCGTCGTCAGCATCGGAGACGCGGTGAAGTTCCGGATGGCCCAGCTCGAGTTCGAGCGCGACCAGCTCAATCAATACGTCGCCAGAGGCTGA
- a CDS encoding LysR family transcriptional regulator, with product MVTLVQLRILDAVRRHGSVTAAAGELHYTQPSVSHHLARLQSAAGAQLFQRVGRGIRLTEAGQVLATRAAEILGRVDAATAEVATLVGLRAGSVRLAGFASALTTLVPRAAELLGQEHPGLELGLTDTHPEEALQLLRAGQVDVAVIFRYDDTPAEDGLRVDHLLDDPVYLVTPADGAPAALESHRDARWIAGCERCRRHLVEVCGRAGFTPRLVSTTDDMVVMQSLVAAGMGVTTIPGLAMRTYRDPDCGTTRLPEVRRVYAATYGEPPDPPATTALLDALGRAAEAIRDDGPAAGDST from the coding sequence ATGGTCACCTTGGTTCAGTTGCGCATCCTGGACGCGGTCCGCCGCCATGGCTCGGTGACCGCCGCCGCCGGCGAGCTGCACTACACCCAGCCGTCGGTCAGTCATCATCTGGCGAGGCTCCAGAGTGCCGCCGGAGCTCAGCTGTTCCAGCGGGTCGGACGCGGCATTCGCCTCACCGAAGCCGGCCAGGTGCTGGCAACGAGGGCCGCGGAGATCCTCGGTCGGGTCGATGCCGCGACCGCCGAGGTCGCCACCCTGGTGGGTCTGCGCGCCGGGTCGGTCAGGCTGGCCGGATTCGCATCGGCGCTGACCACCCTGGTCCCGCGCGCCGCCGAGCTCCTCGGCCAGGAGCATCCGGGACTCGAGCTCGGCCTGACCGATACGCATCCCGAAGAGGCTTTGCAACTGTTGCGCGCCGGACAAGTAGACGTGGCCGTGATCTTCCGGTACGACGACACGCCGGCCGAGGACGGGCTCCGAGTCGATCACCTGCTCGACGATCCGGTGTACCTGGTCACACCGGCGGATGGTGCGCCCGCGGCGCTGGAGTCCCATCGCGACGCACGCTGGATCGCCGGGTGCGAACGTTGTCGCCGACATCTCGTGGAGGTGTGCGGCCGGGCCGGCTTCACCCCGCGGCTGGTCTCGACAACCGATGACATGGTCGTGATGCAGTCTCTCGTGGCGGCCGGTATGGGCGTCACCACGATCCCCGGCCTGGCGATGCGTACCTACCGCGACCCAGACTGCGGCACCACTCGGCTCCCAGAGGTGCGCCGCGTCTACGCCGCGACCTACGGCGAGCCGCCGGACCCACCCGCGACGACCGCCCTGCTCGACGCCCTTGGGCGCGCGGCAGAGGCCATCCGAGACGACGGTCCGGCTGCTGGTGACTCTACGTGA
- a CDS encoding LysE family translocator — MTAFAVAALLLIMVPGPDQALITRNSLVGGVRGGIATMTGGVLGVAVHATAAAAGLSALLLTSATAFTVLKVAGTAYLLWLGCQLLRTAGRFESADPDLHDLAERPGASAYLRQGFLSNALNPKVALFFVTFLPQFLSSDTASPHGEAMLFSASFAALYVLWFGLYVAVVDRIGRVLRRPRVRIWIERTTGTILCVVAIRLATTSH, encoded by the coding sequence ATGACCGCTTTCGCCGTCGCCGCGCTGCTGCTGATCATGGTTCCTGGTCCGGACCAGGCCCTGATCACCCGCAACAGCCTCGTCGGCGGCGTGCGGGGCGGCATCGCCACGATGACCGGCGGCGTTCTCGGCGTCGCGGTTCACGCGACGGCGGCCGCAGCAGGATTGTCCGCCCTGCTGCTGACGTCGGCGACGGCATTCACGGTGCTCAAGGTCGCCGGCACGGCGTACCTGCTGTGGCTCGGCTGCCAGCTGCTCCGCACCGCAGGCAGGTTCGAATCCGCGGATCCGGACCTGCACGATCTCGCCGAGCGCCCCGGCGCCTCTGCGTACCTGCGGCAGGGATTCCTGTCCAACGCGCTCAATCCCAAGGTCGCGCTGTTCTTCGTCACGTTCCTCCCGCAGTTCCTGTCGTCCGACACTGCGTCGCCGCACGGTGAGGCAATGCTGTTCTCGGCGAGCTTCGCCGCGCTCTACGTCTTGTGGTTCGGCCTGTACGTCGCAGTCGTCGATCGGATCGGCCGGGTGCTGCGCCGCCCTCGCGTGCGCATCTGGATCGAGCGCACCACGGGCACCATCCTGTGCGTCGTCGCGATCCGGCTGGCGACGACGAGCCACTGA